A genomic region of Solanum dulcamara chromosome 2, daSolDulc1.2, whole genome shotgun sequence contains the following coding sequences:
- the LOC129880228 gene encoding uncharacterized protein LOC129880228, with protein MEATAAASETSDGPVLNVINKRLRALRKKHNRILQMEESLSNGKTLNKEQEETFRSKPSVVSAIDELEKLRQPLAAAVAEEINLATQHHLVSASADFPDEKLAGKEDNSCVEDLLNIIYFGNMFDHANWGKTEFVSTMWKRAMHERACCLNYDCMPEDESTDVMDLLSEKDLDLISMLSELLIRRPVNSTLSHKQALQTCIEHAKLWVTKSDQQISPESDVTYAGLRSKLNKIMSSLYFTTEPVFRVEQGVAEYEPYPVPVEETVLPVNAVMQVESPVGRYQEKEEEHVNSQADISNEIHDSSAKELHQEENSSEERAEQVGHEGEDVENPKDANVDNQQSVPRRSHQNFRGNRGGGGRRGYSNGRGGRGRGRSYHDHDEYYDQPGNYYPRNYPNYRGRGGRGSRGGGNYSTYASGDQAGNVPAFS; from the exons ATGGAGGCGACGGCGGCGGCGTCTGAAACCTCCGATGGACCTGTCCTGAATGTGATCAACAAGCGCCTTCGTGCCCTCCGCAAGAAACATAACCGGATTCTCCAAATGGAAGAATCTCTATCTAATGGAAAAACCCTTAACAAGGAGCAAGAAGAAACTTTCCGTTCAAAACCCAGCGTTGTTTCTGCCATAGACGAGCTCGAGAAGCTTCGTCAGCCACTAGCTGCTGCTGTAGCTGAAGAAATCAACCTAGCTACTCAACACCATCTTGTCTCTGCTTCTGCGGATTTCCCAGATGAGAAATTAGCTGGAAAAGAGGATAACAGTTGTGTTGAGGATTTGCTTaacattatttattttggtaacATGTTTGATCATGCGAATTGGGGAAAAACAGAGTTTGTTTCAACTATGTGGAAAAGAGCAATGCATGAGAGGGCTTGTTGTTTGAACTATGATTGCATGCCGGAAGATGAATCAACAGATGTGATGGATTTGTTGTCAGAGAAGGACTTGGATTTGATCTCCATGCTTAGTGAGCTGCTCATTCGTCGTCCTGTCAACTCTACTTTGTCACACAAGCAGGCCCTTCAAACTTGTATTGAGCATGCCAAGCTTTGGGTGACAAAGTCTGATCAGCAAATTTCACCAGAATCAGATGTTACTT ATGCTGGTTTGAGATCAAAGTTGAACAAGATCATGTCTTCGTTGTATTTTACCACTGAACCTGTTTTTAGAGTGGAACAGGGTGTTGCAGAGTATGAGCCTTATCCGGTGCCAGTAGAAGAGACGGTTTTGCCTGTCAATGCAGTCATGCAGGTGGAGAGTCCAGTTGGACGCTATCAAGAGAAG GAGGAGGAACATGTAAATTCTCAAGCTGATATATCTAATGAAATTCACGATAGCTCTGCAAAAGAACTCCACCAG GAGGAGAACTCGTCCGAGGAACGTGCTGAACAAGTTGGACATGAGGGAGAAGATGTTGAGAATCCGAAGGATGCAAATGTTGATAATCAACAATCGGTTCCCCGGAGGTCCCATCAGAATTTCAGGGGTAATCGTGGTGGTGGAGGCCGTCGTGGATACTCCAATGGCCGTGGAGGTCGGGGCAGAGGACGGTCTTACCATGACCATGATGAATACTATGATCAACCTGGTAATTATTACCCCAGGAATTATCCTAATTATCGGGGAAGGGGTGGTAGGGGTAGCCGTGGCGGTGGGAATTACAGCACCTATGCTTCAGGTGATCAAGCTGGAAATGTCCCCGCTTTTTCATGA
- the LOC129875109 gene encoding thioredoxin H4-like, with the protein MGANYSATLHESHNMPITPQFKRLHESHNMPITPQFKRLHEAHNMPITPQFKRTQVIAFHTSTKWKLHFDFLKDTNKLVLIDFTATWCGPCKYMESVLNDFAAKYTDVEFVKIDVDELADVAQEYGVQAMPTFVLIKKGKVVDKIVGADKDGLKMKIEKHRAMFI; encoded by the exons atgggtgCTAACTACTCAGCTACTTTGCATGAATCTCATAATATGCCAATCACACCACAATTCAAGAGGTTGCATGAATCTCATAATATGCCAATCACACCACAATTCAAGAGGTTGCATGAAGCTCATAATATGCCAATCACACCACAATTCAAGAGGACTCAAGTCATTGCTTTCCACACTTCAACAAAATGGAAGCtgcattttgattttttgaaagaTACAAACAAATTG GTTCTTATTGACTTTACAGCTACATGGTGTGGTCCTTGCAAATACATGGAATCAGTTCTTAATGACTTCGCTGCTAAATATACTGATGTTGAGTTTGTCAAGATTGATGTTGATGAATTGGCT GACGTAGCTCAGGAGTATGGGGTTCAAGCGATGCCAACATTCGTGCTGATAAAAAAGGGGAAGGTTGTTGATAAGATTGTAGGAGCAGATAAAGATGGACTAAAGATGAAAATTGAGAAACACAGAGCTATGTTCATCTAA
- the LOC129880229 gene encoding thioredoxin H2-like, with the protein MGANYSATLHEAHNMPTTPQFKRSQVIAFHSSTKWKLHFDSLKDTNKLVVIDFTATWCGPCKYMEPVINDFAAKYTDVEFVKIDVDELADVAQEYGVQAMPTFMLIKKGKVVDKIVGADKDGLKMKIEKHRVMFI; encoded by the exons ATGGGTGCTAACTACTCAGCTACTTTGCATGAAGCTCATAATATGCCAACCACACCACAATTCAAGAGGTCTCAAGTCATTGCTTTCCACTCTTCAACAAAATGGAAGCTTCATTTTGATTCTTTGAAAGATACAAACAAATTG GTTGTTATTGACTTCACAGCTACATGGTGTGGTCCTTGCAAATACATGGAACCAGTTATCAATGACTTTGCTGCTAAATATACAGATGTTGAGTTTGTCAAGATTGATGTTGATGAATTGGCT GACGTAGCTCAGGAATATGGGGTCCAAGCGATGCCAACGTTCATGCTGATAAAGAAGGGGAAGGTAGTTGACAAGATTGTTGGAGCAGATAAAGATGGACTAAAGATGAAAATTGAGAAACACAGAGTTATGTTCATCTAA